AAGAGAGTCctctctagcttctactaccatgtTTTTGGTTTCCTCGTCTGATGATCATACTTCTCATGATcttgatcctcctattgctgtttgggaaggtaaatgcacatgtactcaacaccccatttccaactatgtttcttatgactccttacCACCTTCCTATTGTTGTTTTATCACTGCTCtgtcatctactacccttcctaaatttgtttcggaagccttagcccattcaggttggagggatgctatggttgacgagatgaatgctttacatgacaatggtacttgggacttggtacctcttccttcagacaagtctgtggttggttgtcgcttggtttacactatgaaagtcaaccttgatggttttgtggctcgtctTATTGTTAAGGCATACACTCAGGtttatggtttggattattctgatactttttctcctgttgccaaacttacatcagtacgtCTGTtaatctccttggctactacttgtcattgGTCTTTGCATCATTTAGATGTAGAAAAtaccttcttgcatggtgaccttgagcaggaggtttatatggagcaaccacctgggtttgttgctcaaggggagttaggcttagtgtgtcggctcaagaaggatttatatggtttaaaacaatcttcaagcatggtttggtcgtttcaGTGCTatggtacttgagtttggtctttgacAGTGTGCTGCGGATCATTCtatgttttatcgtcatactttaTCGGACATGATCTTTCTTGTTGTTTATATGGATGATTttgttattacaggtgatgatgataaaggtatttagaGTCTCAAACTATTTAtacagactaagtttcaaactaaatatttgggaccgttgaaatacttcttagatatagaagtatcgagatcttgtATCGGAACTGctgtgtcacaaaggaagtatgttcttgatttgttAGATGAAACTAGCTTGTTGGGATCAAAATtggttgatacacccatgaaTCTTAACAAGAAGTTAATGCCGGacatgggtgatttgctacctaatcttgGACAATgtcggagacttgttggaaagttgaattatctcataatTACTCGAtcaaatatatcttttgcaacaagtgttgtgagtcaatttctagattctccaaggACAAGACATTGGGAcacagtaattcgcatcttgagatatctcaaaggtgcacctgggaGAGGTCTTTTTATATCatgatcagggtcacacttatatccatggatatacagatgcagattgggctggatcGCCTTCTGATCGAAGATCCACCACTGggtactatatcttggttggtggtaatttggttttttggaaaagtaagaaacaaattgtggtggcaaggtcaagtgctaAATCAGAATATaaagctatggctcacactatctgtgaacttgtttggttaaagaatatgttggaagaattgggttttccgcattctcagcctataaagttgatatgtgataatcaagatgctcttcatattgcctccaacccggtctttcatgagcggacaaagcacattgaagttgattgccactttttcgggagaaacttgtgcaaaagctcattacaaccacttatgtgaagtcagGCATGCAGCTtcctgatttgtttaccaaagcgttGGAGGTTGCTCGTGTtagattcatttgtaacaagctaagaacttatgacatttatgctccagcttgagggggagtgttagaggttatatatgtcttttagtatcattattattgagtgtgttagtatgttaattagtgagagttagtgagggtattattgtcatttgaatatatttaaatttgtattataaattgagggagagacctatcttcaagttaggtcattcatttttaatcaaatcttaacagtATGGGTAGTATTTTCCTTTTTTGCCAAAAGCTATGGCATTCAATCAATATTATGGAATCAAAAATGTACACCTGAGAATAGTTCTTGCATAGTTATGGGTTAGTTATGAGTTAGTTATTGATGTTCATGGGTTAGTACTTAGTAATAAATAGTTATGAGTTAATTATAATTATGAGTTATAGTACTAACCCATCGAGGTCTGCCCCTTGTCCGGACCCCAcatatgcaggagctttgtgcaccggggtttttttttaaactttttcttaTATTGTTAGTACCTTTGCTATATATTCAATAAACATTTTTGTGAGAATATTTTAGGAGAATAAAAAGTAGACATCAAAATGGAGAAATGGGAGTATATAATTGGCCAGCATGCTTGGATCTCACTGATTGTGAATTCATTTCTATGCTATCCATTTTCAAGGAAGGTACAAAGCTTCGTATTGCTGATTTTGTCCATGGTGCCGATGGACTTGGCAACCAAAACTTTTCTCCACCTAAAGGAAAGCCGATTGACCAATCAGCAGCTGCATTTCTCATTGAGCAAGCAAATCTCTATCCTGGGGAAGTCACTGTGGTGGCATTGGGCCCATTGACAAATGTTGCACTGGTCAGATTCTTGTCCTTTCTGAATGATTCTTTTACATGTATATCACAAGTTGCATATATATCTTCTACAGTGATGTTATTTACTAGTGCAGGCCATTCACCTAGATCCTGCATTTGCCAAAAAGATTGGCCAGATAGTTCTTCTTGGTGGTGCGTTTGCTGTAAATGGCAATGTGAACCCAGCAGCTGAAGCTAATGTAAGTTGATAACACTTTAGAAGGgcatatatgtatttttttccaATGGATTTCCAAAGTGGGCTCTGTCCTGGGAGTCGAGATGGCTTGAATCTCGGATTGCATGGGATTACTGAATCCCGGACAGGGTTGGCATGCCACTGGGCTCAACCGCAATCAAGGAATTTTATGTGGCCATTACCATGTTGACATATTCCTGAAATGCGTAAAAGTTGAAACAGCAGATGTGGTTAATCTGGCCATGTTACAGTTATGTGGTTCCTTTCTGACCTTCTTAGTTATTGCAATGAACTCGGTAGATTTTAGCACTGAAGGAGAAAAAGAGTCATGTTCTTTGGATGGCATGTTCTAAAAAGTTCATCCACTGctaaattttcacaaacaaaaatgCTTTGATAGTTGAGTTTCCCTCAGTTCACCTACTGGAATAAATTTTGATCCTAATGCCGGTCGCTTtgctctctctttttctctccctcTGATTGATTTTGTTTTTGGATTGGATGGCCAGATTTTTGGAGATCCAGATGCTGCAGATATCGTATTCACTAGTGGAGCTGACATTTTGGCAGTGGGTATAAATGTCACCCATCAAGTTGTTTTGACAGGTAATCCTTTGGCAATCTTCTGTCTCCCATAGCTTTGGGTTACATTTTTAACATTTTTGTATGAGAACACTCAGTTACATTTCTTTTATCTATTTTATTATCTGCAGTGGCTATATTTTGAAGTCGCAATAGTACTAATGTTAGAAGTGGGAGTCTTTTTTGTTTGTTATTGCATATGGCACTTGGGTTCATATCCTGTGTCGGATTCTAAGAAACCTAATGCTGTTTGTGCTGGTTACCATCCAAGTCAATCAACTATCTAGATGAgtctttttccaaaatttatgtGCTGTCAAAAGAGAAATGAGTTAATATTAAACATGGAAAACAATGGTATTGCTAACTAAAAATTAACAGATATTTGTTCCATAAAAATGATATATTTCTTTCTACATGTATATATGTTACTTTCTCTCAGAGAATTAAGGGGTATATTGCTTAGAATCTTTTATACTGGTGATTGTTTTTTTCCCTTCACATATAATTACTTCTGTCAATGAAGTTGCATCATAGTGTTGATTATTTAGTCACTGCCAACTACAAGTCGCTGTGTTGGTCTATAATGTGGTGTTGCTTAGAATCCAGGGCTATAATTCCTATAATAATGTGGGGGCCCATCGTCCTCTCAAAAGTCTCTAGCGTAAAATATCAAACATAATTTAGGGTTGATGATTTCAGCGAAAGTGTGCTGTTGACAAGAGCAGGATCTTGGGAAGGATCATGAAAACAAGTAGCTTCTTGAGGAAAGATCAAACATTATGTAAAATGCAAGAGCTCTAAGTCAGCATTTAGCAGTAGACGTGGCTGCATTTTCACATGCATAGCAATGAACTGAAGCAAATTCCTTTGTGGCATTTGTCATTGTTCCTTCTTGTACTTCAAGTTTGCTTTTTAACCTGTATCCACACATCATAGATGCTGATCGAGACAAATTGGCACAGTCAAGTGGAAAGTTTGCCCAGTACCTGTGTAAGATACTGGATGTGTACTTCTCGTATCATCGTGAGGCATACAACACAAAAGGTTCACCACGTGAATTAGTTGAATTAATTCCAGAGCATTGGTAGTACCATGTTTATATTGATGTGATGACATTAGTTTCAACTTGTTGTAGGTGTTTACCTTCATGATCCAACTGCCCTTCTTGCAGCTGTTAATCCTTCACTGATCACTTACACAGAAGGTGTTGTTAGAGTCCAgacaaatggcataacaaggggtctcacattattttttaacaaacaGAAAAGGTTAGTCTGTTCGCCCATTTTACATCATTCCTTTTATTATGGAGGGCTTTGGAGAATGCATGAAAATGATTCTGCTTGATTTCTAATTTTCTATGCATCTGAAATGTCAAGTTCATTGCATAATGTTCTACTAGGATGGTAACAAGAAGACATAATAAAAGACAATCAGATGATTCTTTAGTTGACAAACACTGATCTGTGTAAGAGATAAGTGCCAAGAAAAACATGTCAAGTTGGAATCAAATAAAGTCCCTTTTTAATGCTCTGAACAGGTAAAACATTGATGATTTCAATTTCATTTGG
This genomic stretch from Malania oleifera isolate guangnan ecotype guangnan chromosome 3, ASM2987363v1, whole genome shotgun sequence harbors:
- the LOC131150394 gene encoding probable uridine nucleosidase 2, which codes for MTMAEPKKIIIDTDPGIDDAMAILVALRSPEVEVIGLTTIYGNVYTTLATRNALHLMEVAGRTDIPVAEGSHVTITEGTKLRIADFVHGADGLGNQNFSPPKGKPIDQSAAAFLIEQANLYPGEVTVVALGPLTNVALAIHLDPAFAKKIGQIVLLGGAFAVNGNVNPAAEANIFGDPDAADIVFTSGADILAVGINVTHQVVLTDADRDKLAQSSGKFAQYLCKILDVYFSYHREAYNTKGVYLHDPTALLAAVNPSLITYTEGVVRVQTNGITRGLTLFFNKQKRFDEVSKWCNKPTVKVAVTVDASAVVKLVLDRLIDS